In Candidatus Chlorohelix allophototropha, one DNA window encodes the following:
- a CDS encoding HEAT repeat domain-containing protein: MQDVLLDELLNKLSTGYGKERASAAIKLGSKWDSRVLHALIVALNEEQDLEVRASIIHALANQHNQEALEPLISLLGHTQEYSLIAVIISALGRLRDNRALNYILPYLSHTDDRIRRNATAALGNLADKRAIYPLINLLLRDKDSDVRMFAASALGNLKTNDAVQPLLQALEYNEDTAEEEMGEVRAEILFALGKIGNYAALQPILYRLKDSDSIVREAAADALGYLKDRSAVTPLTEIVADQEEAYNVRIRAAETLGYLGDDSQAVIKTLVSVLHEQQMYNGWKLGTNAAESLSKLGEKGKQALIEASHSENEAVRKLALNILNR, encoded by the coding sequence ATGCAAGATGTTTTGTTGGATGAACTTTTAAATAAGCTGAGCACTGGATACGGTAAAGAACGGGCAAGCGCTGCGATAAAACTAGGTTCCAAATGGGATAGCCGAGTCTTACATGCTTTAATAGTGGCTTTAAATGAAGAGCAAGATTTAGAGGTGCGAGCTTCTATCATTCACGCTCTGGCAAATCAGCATAACCAGGAAGCGCTAGAACCTTTAATAAGCCTTTTGGGGCATACTCAAGAATATTCACTGATTGCCGTTATAATTTCAGCTCTTGGAAGGCTTCGGGATAATAGAGCCTTAAATTATATATTACCCTACCTTTCTCATACAGATGATAGAATACGTCGGAATGCTACTGCTGCATTGGGTAATCTAGCCGATAAAAGAGCCATTTATCCTTTGATCAATTTGTTACTAAGAGATAAAGATAGTGATGTTAGAATGTTTGCAGCCTCCGCTCTTGGAAACCTGAAGACCAACGATGCCGTTCAACCTTTGTTACAAGCACTTGAATATAATGAGGATACGGCTGAGGAAGAGATGGGAGAAGTCCGAGCAGAAATTCTATTTGCCTTGGGTAAAATCGGTAATTATGCTGCGTTACAACCAATTCTCTATCGGTTGAAAGATTCAGACAGTATAGTGCGTGAGGCTGCCGCAGATGCGTTGGGTTACCTAAAAGATAGATCAGCTGTAACTCCTCTAACCGAAATTGTAGCGGATCAAGAAGAGGCTTATAACGTGAGGATTAGAGCGGCTGAAACTCTGGGATACCTTGGAGATGACTCACAAGCAGTGATAAAGACATTAGTTTCTGTGTTGCACGAGCAGCAAATGTACAACGGCTGGAAACTAGGCACAAATGCGGCAGAATCCTTAAGTAAGCTCGGTGAAAAGGGCAAGCAAGCGCTAATTGAAGCTAGTCATTCCGAGAATGAAGCGGTAAGGAAACTAGCTCTAAATATACTGAACAGATAA
- a CDS encoding rhomboid family intramembrane serine protease — protein sequence MSEYKPEDNDNTPPSVPDEYRRESPYPPKSWDTLPSAESPAKKFNPYRIEPEPEKTAPAYNPYKPPVTFYNPANPQNPYGQNNNPPTNGGYPPDQSMYGGYRSGGVQQQQPPTPTVPVRNVQSSPIVTYTILGAIGFVFLVEFAFQAGRGSIGALGSFNLDTLINLGALQKDMVRQGEIWRLFTAMFLHASLLHIVFNGLALWSLGMHLEQQMGRTRFLLIYFLGGLSGSLLSFGLGNPSAVSVGASGAIFALLGGLIGFYLNHRFIFGQMGRSQLNSLVFTAVINFVILLSIPQVDNLAHLGGLLSGLFLGYFLPSDYRQRSAGKALEYWAVFALLIVMGALLYLFMNQHVTNL from the coding sequence ATGAGCGAATATAAACCTGAAGATAACGACAATACGCCACCTTCCGTACCAGATGAATATCGGCGCGAAAGCCCCTACCCTCCGAAAAGTTGGGATACTCTCCCAAGCGCGGAAAGCCCGGCAAAAAAGTTTAATCCCTATCGAATAGAGCCTGAACCGGAGAAAACCGCGCCAGCCTATAATCCCTATAAACCGCCTGTGACCTTTTATAATCCGGCTAATCCCCAAAACCCTTACGGGCAGAATAACAACCCGCCCACTAATGGCGGTTACCCACCTGACCAATCAATGTACGGTGGTTATCGCAGCGGTGGGGTGCAGCAGCAACAACCCCCCACGCCCACTGTCCCCGTTAGGAATGTGCAGAGTAGCCCTATTGTGACCTACACGATATTGGGCGCAATCGGTTTTGTATTTCTGGTTGAATTTGCGTTTCAAGCGGGTAGAGGCAGCATTGGCGCGCTCGGTAGCTTTAATCTCGATACCCTGATAAATCTTGGCGCACTTCAGAAAGACATGGTGCGACAGGGCGAAATCTGGCGGCTTTTCACTGCCATGTTCTTACATGCCAGCCTTTTGCATATCGTGTTCAATGGGTTGGCGTTGTGGAGCTTGGGCATGCACCTTGAACAGCAAATGGGACGCACCCGTTTTTTGCTGATTTATTTTCTCGGTGGGCTATCAGGCAGCCTTTTGAGTTTTGGGTTGGGCAATCCAAGCGCAGTTTCGGTGGGCGCGAGCGGCGCAATCTTCGCGCTTTTGGGCGGACTAATCGGCTTTTACCTCAATCACCGCTTTATTTTCGGGCAAATGGGGCGTTCTCAACTGAACAGCCTAGTTTTTACCGCTGTGATAAACTTCGTGATTTTGCTTTCCATCCCGCAGGTGGACAATCTGGCGCATCTAGGGGGCTTGTTGTCAGGGCTTTTCTTGGGCTACTTCCTACCCTCTGATTATCGGCAACGCAGCGCCGGCAAAGCCCTAGAATATTGGGCGGTGTTTGCGCTCTTGATAGTGATGGGCGCATTGCTGTATTTATTTATGAACCAGCATGTAACAAATCTTTAA
- a CDS encoding endo alpha-1,4 polygalactosaminidase: MLKRSKLLRILVPLGLTAFVLISVIVLSLGSTGAVEAHAPYTTPAQPKPQNLATTAANPPNAAAVSASPGTQVIYNGALASGWLEWSNADVDPHETAQKYSSKYSIALITHTSNQQLYLRKVSPLTITPNSFLHLAAFASQQGQKYGVAFVDKNDKPLTAYVPLEKYGGSLVPNKWVIYNIPVTALVNPLFSTPIYGFKMIGLTNTAQSVVYLDEITLTDSTIVPGVPPTATPVPPTATPTKVATATPTNAATATPTNAATVTPTNVPTNTPTVAPTSTPKATPTNTPTAAPTNTPVPPTSTPVPPTATPLPTATVPAPVGSIWKPTTDQPIHWHWQLSDNFVYPRDVLPNVTVYDIDGETNTADTVAKLHALGPNVKVICYIDAGVYENYRSDASRFPASVIGKADTGWNGSYWLDIRQTDIILPIMKDRMQNWCKNKGFDAVEPDETEVWSNNSGFPITKAQNNDYNMKIAALAHSLGLSVGLKGNTTEAPELWQYFDWSLNEQCWQYSECNYLKSSFIDNGKAVFNIEYDVNPNCSTSNLWHMNSARRDLDLVGPTNSQYSYSPCVPNSRNSWQ, from the coding sequence ATGTTGAAACGTAGTAAGCTGTTAAGAATTCTTGTGCCATTAGGACTTACTGCTTTTGTTCTTATCAGTGTTATTGTCCTTAGTCTGGGTTCAACCGGAGCGGTGGAAGCGCATGCGCCTTACACCACACCCGCCCAACCTAAGCCGCAAAACCTCGCCACCACCGCCGCTAACCCCCCGAACGCGGCAGCGGTAAGCGCCTCGCCCGGAACGCAGGTCATTTATAATGGCGCGTTGGCTTCCGGTTGGTTAGAATGGTCAAATGCGGATGTCGATCCTCATGAGACAGCCCAAAAATATTCCAGCAAGTACTCGATTGCTTTGATTACCCACACTTCCAACCAGCAATTGTATTTGCGTAAAGTAAGCCCGTTAACTATAACCCCTAATTCTTTTCTGCATTTAGCGGCATTTGCCAGTCAGCAAGGGCAAAAATACGGGGTTGCTTTTGTGGATAAGAACGACAAACCGCTCACCGCTTATGTACCGTTGGAAAAATACGGCGGCAGCCTTGTACCCAACAAATGGGTTATCTATAACATTCCGGTTACTGCGTTGGTGAATCCGCTGTTTTCAACCCCAATCTATGGGTTTAAAATGATAGGGCTTACCAATACCGCCCAATCGGTGGTGTATCTAGATGAGATTACCCTAACCGATTCTACCATTGTACCGGGTGTACCGCCAACCGCCACGCCTGTGCCACCTACCGCGACCCCTACTAAGGTGGCAACGGCAACGCCTACCAACGCCGCGACCGCAACGCCTACCAATGCGGCAACTGTGACACCTACCAATGTACCTACCAACACGCCCACGGTAGCGCCTACCAGCACACCAAAGGCAACCCCTACTAACACGCCAACGGCAGCGCCTACCAACACGCCCGTTCCGCCTACGTCAACGCCTGTGCCACCCACCGCAACACCGTTGCCTACTGCTACTGTGCCAGCCCCGGTTGGTTCAATCTGGAAGCCCACCACCGACCAGCCCATTCATTGGCACTGGCAGTTATCGGATAATTTCGTATATCCCAGAGATGTTTTGCCCAATGTGACAGTTTACGACATTGACGGTGAAACCAATACCGCCGATACGGTTGCCAAACTGCACGCGCTTGGACCAAACGTTAAGGTAATTTGCTATATTGATGCCGGAGTTTACGAGAATTACCGCTCGGATGCCAGCCGTTTCCCCGCCTCGGTTATCGGCAAGGCTGATACGGGCTGGAATGGTTCTTATTGGCTAGATATTAGGCAGACCGATATAATTCTGCCCATTATGAAAGACCGCATGCAAAATTGGTGCAAAAACAAAGGCTTTGATGCGGTTGAGCCGGATGAAACCGAAGTTTGGAGTAATAACTCTGGTTTCCCTATCACCAAAGCTCAGAACAATGACTACAATATGAAGATTGCGGCGTTAGCGCACTCGCTTGGACTTTCAGTGGGACTTAAGGGTAATACCACTGAAGCGCCTGAGCTATGGCAATACTTCGATTGGAGTTTGAACGAGCAATGCTGGCAATACAGCGAATGCAATTATCTTAAGAGCAGTTTTATTGATAACGGTAAAGCGGTTTTTAACATTGAGTACGATGTAAACCCGAATTGCTCAACCTCGAACCTATGGCATATGAATTCGGCTAGACGAGACCTCGACTTGGTAGGTCCTACCAACTCGCAGTATAGTTATAGCCCCTGTGTGCCTAATTCAAGGAATTCTTGGCAATAA
- a CDS encoding spherulation-specific family 4 protein, whose protein sequence is MLKLPWDTANYRPITARNLYTIYYGWLIADPEGTPNQEARAIAAARPELLIAFFYTFEPKYTNLSEQVRKLMADAGVRLFAYVDTDYGRRDLEAVRAEVNEYLAQDVAGIFFDQVYNFLDDSRLSYYQEISSMVRSHTKAFIFNTGIAQPGEEIMNVTDIMMVEHDWRKLYQANSWFAKYPPERFMGNSSNEHPGLYFDQPINAEIAVRDTLEAWANGVGWHFSTDRYVSLPTWFSEYAANLREGQPK, encoded by the coding sequence ATGCTAAAACTCCCGTGGGATACCGCAAACTATCGTCCCATTACCGCCCGGAATCTCTATACAATTTATTATGGCTGGCTTATCGCCGACCCTGAAGGTACGCCTAATCAGGAAGCCCGCGCTATTGCTGCCGCCCGCCCTGAGTTGCTGATTGCCTTTTTCTATACCTTTGAGCCAAAGTACACTAATCTGAGTGAGCAAGTGCGTAAGCTTATGGCTGATGCCGGAGTGCGCCTTTTCGCGTATGTGGATACCGATTATGGGCGGCGCGACCTTGAAGCGGTACGAGCAGAGGTAAATGAATATCTGGCGCAGGACGTAGCCGGAATCTTTTTCGATCAGGTTTATAATTTCTTGGATGATTCTAGGTTAAGCTACTATCAGGAAATAAGCTCGATGGTGCGAAGCCATACAAAAGCCTTTATTTTCAATACCGGAATTGCCCAACCGGGCGAAGAAATAATGAATGTAACCGATATCATGATGGTAGAACACGATTGGCGCAAGCTATATCAGGCTAATTCGTGGTTTGCCAAATATCCCCCTGAGCGGTTTATGGGAAATTCCAGCAACGAACACCCCGGCTTGTATTTCGACCAACCGATCAATGCCGAGATAGCGGTGCGAGATACTTTGGAGGCATGGGCTAACGGGGTGGGCTGGCACTTCAGCACCGACCGCTATGTATCTTTGCCGACTTGGTTCTCGGAATATGCCGCCAACTTGAGAGAGGGGCAACCCAAGTAG
- a CDS encoding endo alpha-1,4 polygalactosaminidase → MHVVTTRNMRFLLVLFLLIALVISIFIIAYAPHPAESAPAVANPKFNAMWEYSDKYVNDVPGAGRGFTWGPNSLAVLQEDYQEAPGGKRLVQYFDKSRMELSPDGKYVTNGLLTKELVTGQRQDGDNIFTPLSPSDIPVAGDSNANGGNALAPTYASFQNVISFNPGENTAQAQLNQPITLSIDKAGKTLNLNNPPAKVLIGYYEPTLGHNVPTVFQDYQNLMGQVWNGSSYQKGAVYTDNPTANVFGYPVTEAYWIKANVAGTEKDVLVQLFERRVMTYTPTNPEAFRVEMGNIGQHYLQWRYSGGVPLAVWKPTPDQPIHWHWQLSDEFVYPRDVLPNVTVYDIDGEKTSAETVAKLHALSPDIKVICYFDAGVYESYRSDAGRFPASVIGNADVGWDNSYWLDIRQTDILLPIMQDRIQHWCKDKGFDAIEPDETEVWSNDSGFAITKEQNNFYNMKIAEMAHAAGLSVGLKGNTSETGELWQYFDWTLNEQCWEYDECDNLKSSFIDHGKAVFNIEYNVNPLCSTANSWHMNSARRDLNLVNPTSSKYRYSPCVPDTKNSW, encoded by the coding sequence ATGCACGTTGTTACCACCCGAAATATGCGCTTTTTATTGGTGCTTTTTTTACTGATTGCCCTTGTCATTTCTATATTCATTATCGCCTATGCGCCCCATCCCGCCGAATCCGCCCCCGCTGTTGCCAATCCCAAGTTCAATGCTATGTGGGAATACAGCGATAAGTATGTGAATGACGTGCCGGGCGCGGGACGGGGCTTCACTTGGGGTCCAAACTCGCTGGCGGTTTTGCAGGAAGATTATCAGGAAGCGCCCGGCGGCAAACGGCTGGTGCAATATTTTGACAAAAGCCGCATGGAGTTATCCCCTGACGGCAAGTATGTGACCAATGGCTTACTCACCAAAGAACTGGTAACGGGGCAACGCCAAGACGGTGATAATATATTCACGCCACTTTCGCCTAGCGATATTCCGGTAGCGGGTGACTCCAATGCCAACGGCGGCAACGCGCTTGCGCCCACCTATGCCAGTTTTCAAAATGTTATAAGCTTTAATCCGGGCGAAAACACCGCCCAAGCTCAGCTAAATCAGCCGATTACGCTTTCGATTGATAAAGCGGGCAAAACCCTTAACCTGAATAATCCCCCTGCCAAGGTGTTGATCGGCTATTATGAACCCACGCTAGGACACAATGTACCGACAGTTTTTCAGGATTATCAGAATCTGATGGGGCAGGTTTGGAATGGCTCATCCTATCAGAAAGGGGCGGTTTATACCGATAACCCCACCGCTAATGTGTTTGGCTATCCCGTTACCGAGGCTTACTGGATTAAGGCAAACGTGGCGGGGACAGAGAAGGATGTATTGGTTCAGCTTTTTGAACGCAGAGTTATGACCTATACCCCCACCAACCCGGAAGCCTTTAGGGTTGAAATGGGCAATATCGGACAACATTACTTGCAGTGGCGCTATTCGGGCGGAGTGCCTCTTGCGGTGTGGAAGCCCACGCCCGACCAACCAATTCACTGGCACTGGCAACTCTCCGATGAATTTGTGTATCCGCGCGATGTGCTACCCAATGTAACCGTGTATGACATTGACGGCGAGAAAACCAGCGCAGAAACGGTCGCCAAACTTCACGCGCTTAGTCCTGATATTAAGGTAATCTGTTACTTTGATGCGGGGGTTTATGAATCTTACCGCTCGGATGCGGGGCGTTTTCCCGCCTCGGTTATCGGTAACGCGGATGTAGGCTGGGATAATTCTTACTGGCTGGATATAAGACAAACCGATATTCTGTTGCCGATTATGCAAGACCGCATCCAGCATTGGTGCAAGGATAAAGGCTTTGATGCCATCGAACCGGATGAAACCGAAGTGTGGAGTAATGACTCGGGCTTTGCCATAACTAAAGAGCAGAACAATTTCTATAATATGAAGATTGCCGAAATGGCACATGCGGCGGGGCTTTCGGTGGGCTTGAAGGGCAATACCAGTGAAACGGGCGAACTGTGGCAATATTTCGACTGGACTTTGAACGAGCAGTGTTGGGAATATGACGAGTGCGATAACCTAAAAAGCAGCTTCATTGATCACGGCAAGGCGGTCTTTAATATCGAGTATAACGTGAACCCGCTTTGTTCCACCGCCAATAGCTGGCACATGAACTCAGCCCGCCGAGATTTGAACTTGGTAAATCCTACCAGTTCAAAATATCGTTACTCGCCCTGTGTGCCTGATACAAAAAATAGCTGGTGA
- a CDS encoding eIF2A-related protein produces the protein MPYWRNPHYQPRPGEIEKLAAYLSTQPESINSGNGKLVVISGSGGIGKTGLAVELAYWLRGKSYFPAGIFWVTGLGTSLAEWQAALAKFDEVAAFPLAEANLQAQKLAQEPAQASRFCQLSRYLQAHPGALLILDNVENQALLLQFLPQLLGEEFKATILVTTRDSRKQPEFIRHEVEKLSEDLALRVLLNSSRAALLQQALAGSKEKEAEIARILCKAARYLPLILVQLRARLECEPQLKLLDLAAQVQKLFIKLLPLFQPSANARLFAFMNSAIWLNWEQLTSVKAQELLVLASYCPESYPIPAGLLGLAGGLGESLEEGSPLSKACHELSKLGLIELLADNQLLIHPFIKKVGQKLERVETHNPPEGATGNRLIRERAGERLLAEIESLKHLEERALRYGYQTCLAQVIRAIDFAGYLEAKEVKQRLNQVRHWLAEEQTLLADSGLWPERLPALFYQQLYNRGVESGAPFALVASAHPVQRLWLKQLRMIGAEETAPPEIIPDHKNWVRNLAFSPDGSRILSGSFDNTACLWDFGSGKLLAIYKGHTSKVTGLAFSPDSSRVLTGSFDGTARLWETASGQLLATFKGHSSGVSAVAFSPDGQKILTGSYDNTACLWEVASSQLLATFKGHSNWVSAVAFSPDGQKILTGSYDNTACLWEVASGALLTFYSGHNSGVSAVAFSPDGQKILTGSYDHTVRLWETATGNILFTFSEHSSWIRSVAFSPDGASFLTGSADKSVRQWETSSGRLLALFEGYNSVVACVAFSADGLRILTGFDDNTARQRESGTGRLLLTFKGQRKWVNGVAFSTDGRHILTGSSDMVARMWEASSGKFLASYEGHSDNVTCVAISADSKYILSGSNDSAARLWEVGSHRYLATLREHSGEITSLAFSPDSRLGLTGSSDNTACLWELESGRLLTVFKGHSGSVNAVAFSPDSTRVLTGSSDNTARLWDTASGKLLVTFETHDTEVNCVAFSPDGAYILTGSSDAEVCLWDVPGKLSQFMLSQHIGAKAKPSLEFTGHRFGITLVAFSPDRQFAVSADSSGELRFWYLGTSNKGELAALYQANYPIEAIQWLNQTQLALADNGGTRLRPYLYYLEVIPDTHWK, from the coding sequence GTGCCTTATTGGCGCAATCCGCACTACCAACCCCGCCCCGGCGAAATTGAAAAGCTCGCCGCCTATCTCAGTACCCAACCCGAAAGTATTAATTCAGGCAATGGAAAGTTGGTGGTAATTTCAGGGTCAGGCGGTATCGGGAAAACCGGGTTAGCGGTTGAACTGGCTTATTGGCTGAGAGGAAAAAGCTATTTTCCCGCTGGTATTTTCTGGGTTACCGGTTTGGGAACTTCCCTAGCCGAATGGCAAGCGGCTTTGGCAAAATTTGATGAGGTTGCTGCTTTCCCACTTGCCGAAGCAAATCTTCAAGCCCAAAAGCTTGCTCAAGAGCCAGCGCAAGCGTCACGCTTTTGCCAACTCAGCCGCTATTTGCAGGCACACCCCGGCGCATTGCTTATTTTGGATAACGTGGAGAATCAGGCTTTATTATTGCAATTCCTACCCCAACTTTTGGGCGAAGAATTCAAAGCAACTATTCTGGTAACCACCCGCGATAGCCGAAAACAGCCTGAGTTCATCCGGCACGAAGTGGAGAAACTATCCGAAGACTTGGCTCTGCGCGTATTGCTCAACTCTAGCCGCGCCGCATTGCTGCAACAGGCGTTGGCGGGTTCAAAAGAGAAGGAAGCCGAGATAGCCCGGATTTTGTGCAAAGCTGCCCGCTATTTGCCGCTTATTCTGGTGCAGTTGCGCGCGCGGCTAGAGTGCGAACCGCAACTGAAGTTATTAGATTTAGCGGCACAGGTGCAAAAACTCTTTATAAAATTGCTGCCCCTCTTTCAGCCAAGCGCAAATGCCCGACTGTTTGCCTTTATGAATAGCGCAATTTGGTTGAACTGGGAACAGCTTACCAGTGTAAAAGCACAGGAATTGCTGGTATTAGCCTCCTATTGCCCCGAATCCTACCCTATTCCGGCGGGGTTGTTGGGGCTTGCCGGGGGGTTAGGCGAGAGTCTTGAGGAGGGTAGCCCCCTCTCCAAAGCTTGCCACGAGCTAAGTAAACTCGGTTTGATAGAGTTGCTGGCAGATAACCAATTGCTAATCCACCCCTTTATCAAGAAAGTGGGGCAAAAGCTGGAGAGAGTCGAAACGCATAACCCCCCTGAAGGGGCAACGGGCAATCGGCTGATAAGAGAGCGGGCAGGCGAGCGGCTTTTGGCAGAAATTGAAAGCCTGAAGCATTTAGAGGAACGCGCCTTGCGCTATGGCTACCAGACCTGTTTGGCGCAGGTAATTAGGGCGATTGATTTTGCGGGCTACTTGGAGGCTAAGGAAGTAAAGCAAAGGCTAAATCAGGTAAGGCATTGGCTGGCGGAGGAACAAACGCTTTTAGCCGATAGCGGCTTATGGCCCGAACGCTTGCCCGCTTTGTTTTATCAGCAATTGTATAATCGTGGGGTGGAGAGCGGCGCACCCTTCGCGTTGGTGGCAAGCGCCCATCCGGTGCAACGCTTGTGGCTCAAGCAATTGCGAATGATCGGCGCGGAAGAAACAGCCCCCCCCGAAATAATACCAGACCATAAGAATTGGGTCAGAAACTTGGCTTTTTCCCCGGATGGCTCAAGAATCCTTTCCGGCTCTTTCGACAATACCGCCTGTCTGTGGGATTTCGGCAGCGGTAAACTTTTGGCGATTTATAAAGGGCACACCAGCAAAGTAACCGGACTGGCTTTTTCCCCGGATAGCAGCCGCGTACTTACTGGCTCTTTTGATGGTACTGCCCGTTTGTGGGAAACCGCTTCCGGTCAATTGCTGGCTACCTTCAAAGGGCATAGCAGTGGGGTAAGCGCGGTCGCCTTTTCCCCAGATGGACAGAAAATACTAACGGGGTCGTATGATAACACCGCTTGCCTTTGGGAAGTGGCTTCCTCACAACTGCTTGCCACTTTTAAGGGTCACAGCAATTGGGTAAGCGCGGTCGCCTTTTCCCCAGATGGGCAGAAAATACTAACGGGGTCGTATGATAACACCGCTTGTCTTTGGGAAGTGGCTTCGGGGGCGTTGCTAACTTTCTACAGCGGACATAATAGCGGCGTTAGCGCAGTCGCCTTTTCCCCTGACGGACAGAAAATACTAACGGGGTCGTATGACCACACGGTGCGTTTGTGGGAAACCGCCACCGGAAATATTCTGTTTACCTTCAGCGAGCATAGCAGTTGGATTAGAAGCGTGGCATTTTCGCCGGATGGCGCTAGCTTTCTCACCGGCTCTGCCGATAAAAGCGTTCGTCAGTGGGAGACCAGTTCGGGGCGACTTCTAGCCCTCTTTGAAGGCTATAACTCGGTGGTAGCTTGCGTGGCTTTTTCTGCGGACGGTCTGAGAATACTTACCGGATTCGATGATAACACTGCGCGACAGCGGGAAAGCGGCACAGGACGCTTGCTGCTTACTTTCAAGGGGCAACGGAAATGGGTTAACGGCGTGGCTTTCTCCACCGATGGCAGGCATATTTTGACAGGTTCTAGCGATATGGTAGCGCGGATGTGGGAAGCTTCTTCCGGAAAATTCCTCGCTTCTTATGAGGGGCACAGCGATAATGTAACCTGCGTGGCTATTTCTGCCGATAGCAAATACATCTTATCCGGCTCAAATGATAGCGCCGCGCGTTTGTGGGAGGTAGGTTCGCACCGTTATCTCGCTACTTTAAGAGAGCATAGCGGCGAGATAACCAGCCTAGCTTTTTCGCCGGATAGTCGCCTTGGACTCACCGGCTCTAGCGATAATACCGCCTGTTTGTGGGAATTGGAGAGCGGCAGACTCCTGACCGTTTTCAAAGGACATAGCGGAAGCGTGAACGCGGTCGCTTTTTCACCCGATAGTACCAGAGTTCTCACCGGCTCTAGCGATAACACCGCCCGACTCTGGGATACCGCTTCCGGTAAACTGCTGGTGACTTTTGAGACACATGACACGGAGGTGAATTGTGTCGCCTTCTCGCCGGATGGGGCTTATATCCTAACGGGTTCAAGCGATGCAGAGGTGTGCCTGTGGGATGTGCCGGGCAAATTATCTCAATTCATGTTATCCCAACACATCGGCGCAAAAGCCAAGCCAAGCCTAGAATTCACAGGTCACAGATTCGGGATAACGCTGGTAGCCTTTTCACCGGATCGGCAATTTGCCGTTAGCGCGGATAGTAGCGGCGAGTTGCGTTTCTGGTATTTAGGCACTTCCAACAAGGGGGAATTGGCGGCGCTCTATCAAGCCAATTACCCGATTGAGGCAATACAATGGCTGAACCAAACGCAATTGGCGCTTGCTGATAATGGCGGAACGCGCTTACGTCCCTATCTCTATTATTTGGAAGTAATACCGGATACTCACTGGAAATAG